The Cupriavidus necator N-1 DNA window GATCAGCAGCACCGGCCGCGCCGACGCCTGGCCCGCCAGTTTCTTCACCATCTGCACGAAATGCGGGTTGACCTCCCAGTCCGGGCCGTCGTTCCAGGGGACGTTGTGCGCGCCCTTAGGATGGCCGACGAACAGGTATTCCATCTCGCTGCGGCAGTCGATAAAGAGCGTCTCGGGCGATTGCGCCAGCAGGTCCTGGGCGTCGGCGGGGGAGAGATGTTGCATGTCGGTCAAGGAAGGGGGCAGCGCGAAGCGCCCCGGGGCGGTGACGGTTACGTCTCTCAGTGTAGGCGCCACCGGGCCGGACAGGCAACCGCGGGCCACCGCGGACAGCCGCAAGGCCTTGATACACCTGATAAAATCGTCCCTCTTTGGCCAGCATCGGCCACAGCAGCGGCCCGGCGCCGATCCAGCCATGGATACGCCGCAGGCCCGCCTTTCCAGAGTCCCCGCCATGAGTGCCCCTGAATCCACCGCGGCCGCGCCGCGCCCCTACACCCGGGCTGCCGAGTTGCCCCGGCTGCTGCAAGAACGCATCCTGATCCTGGATGGCGCCATGGGCACCATGATCCAGCGCTACAAGCTGACCGAGGCGGACTACCGCGGCGCGCGCTTCGCGGAACACAAGGTGGACGTCAAGGGCAACAACGAACTGCTGCTGCTGACGCGCCCGCAGGTCATCAGCGAGATCCATGAGCAGTACCTGGCCGCCGGGGCAGACCTGATCGAGACCAACACCTTCGGTGCCACGCGCGTGGCGCAGGAAGACTACAAGATGGCGGACCTGGCGTACGAGATGAACGTCGAGGCCGCGCGCCTGGCGCGTGCCGCCTGCGACAAGTACAGCACGCCGGACAAGCCGCGCTTTGTCGCCGGCGCCTTCGGCCCGACGCCCAAGACCGCCAGCATCTCGCCCGACGTGAACGACCCGGGCGCGCGCAACGTGACCTTCGAAGAGCTGCGCGATTCCTACTACGAACAGGGCAAGGGCCTGCTGGAAGGCGGCGCCGATGTGTTCCTGGTCGAGACCATCTTCGACACGCTCAATGCCAAGGCGGCGCTGTTCGCCATCGACCAGCTGTTCGAGGACACCGGCGAACGCCTGCCGGTGATGATCTCCGGCACGGTGACCGATGCCTCGGGCCGGATCCTGTCGGGCCAGACCGTGGAAGCGTTCTGGAACAGCCTGCGCCACGCCCGCCCGATCACCTTCGGCTTGAACTGCGCGCTGGGCGCAACGCTGATGCGCCCCTATATCGCCGAGCTGGCCAAGGTCTGCGATGCCGCGGTGTCGTGCTACCCGAACGCGGGTTTGCCGAACCCGATGAGCGACACGGGCTTCGACGAAACGCCCGAGGTCACCTCGTCGCTGGTGGAAGAGTTCGCCGCCTCCGGGCTGGTGAACCTGGTGGGCGGCTGCTGCGGCACCACCCCCGAGCATATTGCCGCCATCGCCGAGCGCGTGGCCGACAAGAAACCCCGCACCTGGCCCGGCCAGTACCGCGACGCCGCCTGAGCCCGGAGCCCGACAACATGAGCGACAACCAACTCCC harbors:
- a CDS encoding rhodanese-like domain-containing protein, which produces MQHLSPADAQDLLAQSPETLFIDCRSEMEYLFVGHPKGAHNVPWNDGPDWEVNPHFVQMVKKLAGQASARPVLLICRSGNRSSAAARALEGAGFSNVQFVLHGFEGDLDAQRHRNTVNGWRHDGLPWEQY
- a CDS encoding homocysteine S-methyltransferase family protein, which encodes MSAPESTAAAPRPYTRAAELPRLLQERILILDGAMGTMIQRYKLTEADYRGARFAEHKVDVKGNNELLLLTRPQVISEIHEQYLAAGADLIETNTFGATRVAQEDYKMADLAYEMNVEAARLARAACDKYSTPDKPRFVAGAFGPTPKTASISPDVNDPGARNVTFEELRDSYYEQGKGLLEGGADVFLVETIFDTLNAKAALFAIDQLFEDTGERLPVMISGTVTDASGRILSGQTVEAFWNSLRHARPITFGLNCALGATLMRPYIAELAKVCDAAVSCYPNAGLPNPMSDTGFDETPEVTSSLVEEFAASGLVNLVGGCCGTTPEHIAAIAERVADKKPRTWPGQYRDAA